A portion of the Edaphobacter lichenicola genome contains these proteins:
- a CDS encoding SpoIIE family protein phosphatase — protein MSEGDQKKTVLLVDDAPANIQIVNSILKDIYKIRIATSGAKALELANVTPLPDLILLDVMMPEMDGYEVCTQLKLNPATHDIPVIFLTGQTEVEDETRGFDVGAVDYIHKPFSPAVVKARVHTHLVLRGIREQLAQQLLTIQKELETARQIQLSILPSEIPKMEGLDIAARYVPMTSVAGDFYDFIVLDERHIGILVADVSGHGMPAALIASMLKIALSAEVAHVADPARVLLGLNQALCGKFQHHFVTAAYLYLNMEKQTLTYAGAGHPPLLLWGDSEGVRSVEENGLFLGKFSFATYTSVELPLRAADRILLYTDGIPETANPEGVEFGADCFKRFLERDQSVSADRFADSLIEEMLRWSERGLADMDDDITIVAIQVRK, from the coding sequence ATGAGCGAAGGTGATCAAAAGAAGACCGTGCTGCTGGTGGACGATGCTCCTGCCAATATCCAAATCGTGAATTCAATCCTGAAGGACATCTACAAGATCCGTATCGCAACCAGTGGCGCGAAGGCGTTAGAACTGGCGAACGTCACACCGCTGCCCGATCTGATACTGCTGGACGTCATGATGCCCGAGATGGATGGGTACGAAGTGTGTACCCAGTTGAAATTGAATCCTGCGACGCACGACATACCGGTGATATTTCTTACCGGTCAAACGGAGGTTGAGGATGAGACCAGAGGATTCGATGTAGGCGCAGTGGACTATATTCATAAGCCATTTTCGCCGGCGGTCGTAAAGGCGCGGGTCCACACTCATCTTGTGCTTCGCGGGATTCGCGAACAGTTAGCACAGCAGTTGCTCACGATTCAGAAGGAATTGGAGACGGCACGGCAGATCCAGTTGTCAATTCTTCCATCTGAGATTCCTAAGATGGAAGGTCTCGATATTGCTGCGCGCTACGTTCCCATGACTTCTGTCGCCGGCGACTTTTACGATTTCATCGTTCTGGATGAGAGACACATCGGCATTCTGGTGGCCGATGTATCCGGGCATGGAATGCCTGCTGCCCTGATCGCATCCATGTTAAAGATTGCGCTCTCAGCCGAGGTGGCGCATGTTGCGGATCCGGCTCGGGTACTGCTGGGGTTGAATCAAGCGTTATGCGGCAAGTTCCAGCATCATTTTGTCACGGCAGCATATCTGTATCTGAACATGGAAAAACAAACGTTGACTTACGCAGGTGCGGGCCATCCACCGCTGCTTTTGTGGGGTGACTCCGAAGGTGTGCGAAGTGTGGAGGAGAATGGCTTGTTTCTCGGGAAGTTTTCGTTTGCAACTTATACTTCGGTAGAGTTACCGCTCAGGGCGGCTGATCGAATTTTGCTCTATACCGATGGTATTCCGGAGACGGCAAATCCTGAGGGGGTCGAGTTCGGTGCAGACTGCTTCAAACGGTTTCTGGAGAGGGATCAAAGTGTGTCTGCCGATCGTTTTGCGGATTCATTGATTGAGGAGATGTTGCGCTGGTCGGAGCGAGGTTTAGCCGATATGGATGACGATATTACGATTGTGGCAATCCAGGTTAGGAAGTGA
- a CDS encoding fatty acid desaturase family protein — protein sequence MTLESGAVIAQELEAADLVPSEASSSQSIEPTSASSFPKVLRRRLDSFFAEQNVSPKADRMMWGKIALSLTVLLGTWIALYAYRPGSWKFVALYLLGGLAQTFLLLNIAHDSNHNAISSRPVVNKTLNYVFDLCGISSYMWRILHHRGHHSCINLHGEDDALSGRGILRFTPYEPRTPLHRFQHIYALFLYAFFSLDYVFVRDFQHFFFPTHGYLKRTRHPLREYAILFAGKGFYLTYMLVLPVLVLGKSPLLVAGAFLLVHLIVGLSVTLVFQTTHTIDTTYFPADRSEFDNGVYHVFATTADYATENPLVGWLVGGLNHHIVHHLCPFVCHTHYAPLTRIVKQTAEEFGVPYRQHPTMTQAIRHHLILLKQLGNENLF from the coding sequence AACCGACCAGTGCGTCTTCTTTTCCGAAGGTCTTACGGCGCCGCCTGGATAGTTTTTTTGCGGAACAGAACGTCTCGCCCAAAGCCGACCGCATGATGTGGGGCAAGATCGCTTTAAGTCTGACAGTCCTCCTGGGCACCTGGATCGCTCTGTACGCCTACAGACCCGGTTCCTGGAAGTTTGTTGCCCTCTATCTTTTGGGAGGTCTCGCGCAGACATTTCTTTTGTTGAACATCGCCCACGACAGCAATCACAACGCTATCTCCTCCCGGCCGGTCGTCAACAAAACCCTGAACTATGTCTTCGATCTGTGCGGAATCAGCTCGTACATGTGGCGTATCCTCCATCATCGGGGCCATCACTCCTGCATTAACCTCCATGGAGAGGATGATGCGCTTTCGGGACGGGGCATCCTTCGCTTTACGCCCTACGAACCCCGGACGCCATTGCACCGGTTTCAACACATCTATGCGCTCTTCCTTTACGCATTCTTCTCTCTCGACTACGTGTTCGTCAGGGACTTTCAGCACTTTTTCTTCCCGACCCATGGGTATCTGAAACGCACCAGGCATCCTCTACGCGAATACGCTATCCTCTTCGCCGGCAAGGGCTTCTATCTCACTTATATGCTTGTCCTACCGGTACTAGTACTGGGAAAATCCCCTCTCCTGGTCGCCGGAGCCTTCCTCCTGGTCCATTTGATCGTCGGTCTATCGGTAACCCTGGTATTCCAGACGACCCACACCATCGACACGACCTACTTCCCTGCCGACCGCAGTGAGTTCGACAATGGCGTGTATCACGTCTTCGCCACCACCGCTGATTATGCGACAGAAAACCCGCTTGTCGGCTGGCTTGTCGGCGGGCTCAACCACCACATCGTCCACCACCTGTGCCCATTCGTGTGCCATACCCACTATGCTCCGCTGACCAGGATCGTAAAGCAGACCGCCGAAGAATTCGGAGTTCCCTATCGGCAGCACCCCACCATGACCCAGGCAATCCGCCACCATCTGATACTTTTGAAGCAACTGGGAAACGAAAATTTATTCTGA
- a CDS encoding cytochrome P450 produces the protein MTSSTSIPAVSRLRSFADSAAMARNPVPVLSGYNEAFGDTFRFYLGGLKEAIVTIDPAVIQHVLKTNAENYQKSEIQVKRMGHFLGKGLLTTHGEPWKTQRRLIQKGFDRKQLDALSSIMQDSLAESLQDFDRQVHDGPVDIYPQLMKITFAMVARSLFGASLKDEDIDLVSHTICTVQEFIVRQTLQPYLNPWFAASGELRKHEEMRTRADAVLMEYIKKRRKEPPRSDLLQTLMDARYTDGEGMPDELILSESMQLLVAGHETSSNALSWLLYLLSSRPDCLERVRQEFDSVLGEEPLSHGHVPKFEYATQVIQEALRLYPPFWMIDRMAVADDRVGDIVIPRGSMVIVYVYGAHHAPRYWENPETFDTDRFIKANDKLRTPFTYLPFGGGPRGCIGGNYAMLQILMILSDLLRKYDFQLAPGQRIEARPMVILRPKHGIRMTFTNTTAPAACIA, from the coding sequence ATGACCTCTTCCACCTCTATTCCTGCTGTCTCCCGCCTTCGCAGCTTTGCTGACTCTGCCGCAATGGCTCGCAATCCCGTGCCGGTCTTGTCCGGGTACAACGAAGCCTTCGGCGACACCTTCCGCTTCTATCTGGGTGGTCTCAAAGAGGCGATCGTTACCATCGATCCTGCTGTCATTCAGCACGTCTTGAAGACAAATGCGGAAAACTACCAGAAATCCGAAATCCAAGTAAAGCGGATGGGCCACTTCCTGGGGAAGGGGCTTCTTACGACCCATGGAGAACCCTGGAAAACGCAGCGGCGTCTCATTCAGAAGGGCTTCGACCGAAAGCAACTCGATGCGCTGTCCTCAATCATGCAGGACTCCCTTGCCGAGTCGCTGCAGGACTTCGACAGACAGGTCCATGACGGCCCCGTCGATATCTACCCCCAGCTCATGAAAATTACCTTCGCGATGGTCGCGCGGTCGTTGTTTGGTGCGTCCTTGAAGGACGAAGACATCGATCTGGTTAGCCACACCATATGCACCGTCCAGGAATTCATCGTCCGGCAGACCCTTCAGCCCTATCTGAATCCCTGGTTTGCCGCCTCAGGCGAACTGCGCAAACACGAAGAGATGCGCACCCGCGCGGACGCCGTGCTGATGGAATACATCAAAAAGCGCCGCAAAGAACCGCCCCGCAGCGATCTGCTGCAGACTCTGATGGATGCGCGTTACACCGATGGCGAAGGTATGCCCGATGAGCTCATCCTGAGCGAGAGCATGCAACTTTTGGTTGCCGGCCATGAAACATCGTCGAATGCACTCTCCTGGCTTCTTTATCTTTTGAGCTCACGTCCGGATTGCCTCGAAAGGGTGAGGCAGGAGTTTGATTCCGTGCTCGGCGAAGAGCCTCTAAGCCATGGTCACGTTCCAAAGTTCGAATATGCGACCCAGGTCATTCAGGAGGCGCTTCGCCTCTACCCGCCGTTTTGGATGATCGATCGTATGGCGGTCGCGGACGACCGAGTCGGCGACATCGTCATACCCCGCGGATCGATGGTCATTGTGTATGTCTACGGTGCGCACCATGCTCCGCGCTACTGGGAGAATCCTGAAACCTTCGACACGGACCGTTTCATTAAAGCGAACGACAAGCTGCGCACACCCTTCACCTACCTTCCCTTCGGTGGCGGACCGCGAGGCTGTATCGGCGGAAACTACGCGATGCTACAGATCTTAATGATCTTGAGCGATTTGCTCAGAAAATACGACTTTCAGTTGGCTCCGGGCCAAAGAATCGAAGCTCGACCAATGGTGATCCTGCGGCCAAAACACGGAATCCGCATGACGTTCACTAATACCACCGCGCCTGCAGCATGCATTGCATAA